A window of the Vanessa cardui chromosome 12, ilVanCard2.1, whole genome shotgun sequence genome harbors these coding sequences:
- the LOC124534250 gene encoding uncharacterized protein LOC124534250, with product MDSIKHSIAQLTEHFNSKMAEFQQNLNSNMPAASPTSNIVSQFSAFRSFVLTALEGLQLQVELLSKKCDQMEMRSRRKMLLVHGVPEAKKENLSANVSQLLSEHLKLPELSVDSISRCHRLGSSASEKPRVILIKFQDPIMRNKVWYAKTNLKNTGVTLSEFLTKERHDVFVAARQRLGINKCWTRDGSIVIIGPDGKRHQITSMAELNTYSTATVPQQVSAKTATSSNTNTQEIKNSQGVRPKRNLKK from the coding sequence ATGGACTCTATTAAACACTCAATTGCACAACTAACAGAACATTTCAACTCTAAAATGGCTGAATTCCAACAAAATTTGAATTCTAATATGCCAGCCGCCAGTCCGACTTCCAACATAGTCTCCCAGTTTAGTGCTTTCCGGAGTTTTGTCTTAACTGCTCTGGAAGGACTGCAGCTGCAAGTCGAGCTCCTCTCCAAAAAGTGTGATCAAATGGAAATGAGAAGTAGACGGAAAATGCTCCTGGTGCATGGGGTTCCGGAAGCCAAGAAAGAAAATTTATCGGCTAATGTCAGTCAGCTGCTGTCTGAACATCTCAAGCTGCCAGAGTTATCAGTGGATTCTATCAGTCGCTGCCATCGTTTGGGTTCTTCGGCTTCTGAGAAACCAAGGGTCATCCTTATTAAGTTCCAAGATCCAATCATGCGTAACAAAGTATGGTATGCAAAAACCAATCTGAAGAACACTGGGGTTACACTGTCCGAGTTCCTAACAAAGGAACGTCATGACGTCTTCGTGGCTGCCAGACAGCGTCTTGGTATCAACAAATGTTGGACTAGAGATGGCAGCATAGTTATTATTGGTCCAGATGGTAAGCGTCACCAAATTACGTCTATGGCGGAGCTGAATACGTATTCCACTGCTACGGTGCCTCAACAAGTATCAGCTAAGACTGCAACCTCATCCAACACCAATACCCAAGAGATCAAGAATTCGCAGGGAGTCCGACCGAAAAGGAACTTAAAGAAGTaa